A region of Bdellovibrionales bacterium DNA encodes the following proteins:
- a CDS encoding DUF1003 domain-containing protein, whose translation MELRDMVEQESLQLQRLADLVTDAIKEEQLLSSRLLEIEHDSELSFGQMLADRVAEFGGSWIFIIIFFIAISGWILLNIIFLRGQSFDPYPFILLNLVLSCLAAIQAPVIMMSQNRQEEKDRRRARGDYMINLKAEMEVRNLHRKLDLLISEQMSSLFKIQQAQMEVLLKLEKSIQ comes from the coding sequence ATGGAACTAAGAGATATGGTAGAGCAAGAAAGCCTCCAGCTACAACGATTAGCCGATTTAGTTACCGATGCTATCAAAGAAGAACAGTTACTTTCATCACGTCTGCTTGAAATTGAACATGATTCAGAATTGAGTTTTGGACAGATGCTGGCTGACAGGGTGGCCGAGTTTGGCGGCAGCTGGATCTTCATCATTATTTTTTTTATAGCGATATCAGGCTGGATTCTTCTTAACATTATTTTTTTGAGAGGTCAGTCTTTTGATCCCTATCCATTTATCCTTCTTAATTTAGTTCTCTCCTGTCTTGCGGCCATTCAGGCTCCCGTCATCATGATGAGTCAGAATCGACAGGAAGAAAAGGATCGGAGACGGGCTCGAGGTGATTATATGATTAATTTAAAGGCTGAAATGGAAGTTAGAAATCTACACCGTAAGTTGGATCTTCTCATCTCCGAACAAATGAGCTCCTTATTTAAGATTCAACAGGCGCAAATGGAAGTGCTGCTTAAACTTGAAAAATCAATACAATAA
- a CDS encoding ATP-binding protein, producing MAEGYNEASRAAEKGRLTYEQYLAGLVDEELNSKYELRIKRLSKEAKLPLEKRIEHFDFTQREGITEGEFKRLAKGDFVRDGSNIVFYGSFGVGKTHLGIALIKELVKKNVRCLFVSTHGLIEQMLEAKKNLMLQHLFKRLDRYDLLVCDELGYIAQTQDGADLFFQILSLRAERKSVLITTNLTFSEWDRVFINPLNTAAAIDRIIHKCETFNIKGPSWRAEEAKKRTKIKATLADKKVQPSIKTSS from the coding sequence ATGGCCGAAGGCTATAACGAAGCCTCGCGGGCTGCGGAAAAGGGCAGATTGACCTATGAGCAATATCTGGCGGGCCTTGTCGATGAGGAGCTGAACAGCAAATACGAATTAAGAATTAAGCGGTTAAGTAAAGAGGCCAAACTTCCTCTGGAGAAGCGGATCGAACACTTCGATTTTACCCAAAGAGAAGGTATCACCGAAGGAGAATTTAAACGTCTCGCAAAAGGCGATTTTGTTCGAGACGGATCCAACATTGTATTTTATGGCAGCTTTGGGGTCGGGAAAACGCATCTAGGGATCGCGCTCATCAAGGAGCTAGTAAAAAAGAATGTGCGCTGCCTGTTTGTCTCGACTCACGGCCTGATTGAACAAATGCTGGAAGCAAAAAAAAATCTCATGCTGCAACACCTATTCAAACGCCTCGACCGGTACGACCTGCTGGTTTGCGATGAGCTTGGATACATTGCCCAAACCCAAGATGGAGCGGATCTGTTCTTCCAAATTTTATCGCTAAGAGCAGAGCGAAAAAGCGTTTTGATTACCACCAATCTCACATTCTCCGAATGGGACAGGGTGTTTATTAATCCATTAAACACAGCAGCTGCCATCGATCGAATCATTCATAAATGCGAAACCTTCAACATCAAGGGCCCGAGTTGGAGAGCGGAAGAGGCAAAAAAAAGAACAAAAATAAAAGCAACTCTGGCGGATAAGAAAGTACAGCCCTCCATCAAAACGTCATCCTGA
- a CDS encoding IS21 family transposase, whose translation MITMDIFHKIRALDHLGESKSKIARELDLDRKTVRKYLKSTAPPCYRPRSTPSRQDFFAEFEGFVRGKLVIAPELSAGEIYALIRPLGYLGSERTIQRRMKSWCEGKPKERFFEQEYTPGEQAQFDFKESIELPFLSGPVIAHLHFGTLPFSNACVIKGFPHKTYECFMDGVHSFFEKIGGQTKNIRIDNLSPCVKRVKKDGGRDYTDAFNRAIKYYDFGVLPCSPGRGNEKGDVERDIQTWSRRFRNHVNVHGIRFRDFSHLNVELEAFGEQEQSEAVTELLKTECGQLRSLLPRDEDVLCRVEETRASPHGTVRVAKTTYSVADAWIGLECRVVAGAFETRITRKGSDVIVVHPRMSEGEHSIKLEHILKSLLRKPQAMIRWKHREILFPEKIFRDLYRRLKSQENLPGASEREFLRIMNLIHHTPLSEIQCALEIVLGQPVGVMNIFMEVKDLLLVERRPEALVIDLSTRFGQTPISPNLKDYDQLIPNQQGVTG comes from the coding sequence GTGATAACAATGGATATTTTTCATAAAATAAGAGCTCTTGATCACCTTGGCGAGAGCAAGTCCAAGATTGCGCGGGAGCTTGATCTTGATCGAAAGACTGTGCGCAAGTACCTCAAATCGACAGCTCCCCCATGCTATCGACCAAGATCCACTCCCTCAAGGCAGGATTTCTTTGCCGAGTTTGAGGGTTTTGTTCGGGGGAAGCTCGTTATCGCCCCGGAACTTTCGGCCGGCGAGATCTATGCGCTGATTCGTCCGCTAGGCTATTTGGGTAGCGAACGCACGATTCAAAGGCGAATGAAATCGTGGTGCGAGGGAAAGCCAAAAGAGCGCTTTTTTGAGCAAGAGTATACCCCTGGCGAGCAGGCACAGTTTGATTTTAAAGAATCAATCGAACTGCCATTTTTATCGGGCCCGGTGATTGCGCACTTACATTTTGGTACTTTGCCGTTTTCTAACGCTTGCGTCATCAAGGGCTTCCCACACAAGACCTATGAATGTTTCATGGATGGCGTCCATTCATTTTTTGAAAAAATTGGTGGTCAAACAAAAAATATTCGAATCGACAACTTAAGTCCATGCGTGAAGCGGGTGAAAAAAGACGGAGGCCGCGACTACACGGATGCGTTTAATAGGGCGATCAAATATTACGATTTTGGAGTTCTTCCCTGCTCTCCAGGCCGAGGCAATGAAAAAGGTGATGTTGAGCGCGACATTCAAACCTGGTCGAGGAGATTTAGGAATCACGTAAATGTTCATGGGATCAGGTTCCGGGATTTTTCCCACCTCAACGTCGAGCTCGAGGCCTTCGGTGAACAGGAGCAAAGCGAAGCCGTCACTGAACTGCTGAAAACAGAGTGTGGTCAGTTGAGATCGCTGTTGCCGCGAGACGAGGATGTGCTTTGCCGCGTGGAAGAGACTCGTGCGTCTCCGCATGGCACGGTTCGCGTCGCCAAGACCACTTACTCAGTTGCGGATGCATGGATCGGATTAGAGTGCCGAGTCGTGGCTGGTGCTTTTGAGACACGAATCACGCGCAAGGGCAGTGATGTCATCGTTGTCCATCCTCGAATGTCTGAGGGTGAGCATAGCATAAAGCTTGAGCATATTTTAAAAAGCCTTCTCCGCAAGCCACAAGCGATGATCCGATGGAAACACCGTGAAATTTTATTCCCAGAGAAAATATTCAGGGATCTTTATCGTCGGCTCAAAAGCCAAGAGAACCTTCCTGGGGCATCCGAACGCGAGTTTTTACGTATAATGAATCTCATCCATCACACGCCGTTAAGCGAGATCCAATGTGCGCTAGAAATTGTTCTTGGCCAGCCTGTGGGCGTGATGAACATCTTCATGGAAGTCAAAGACCTGCTTCTTGTTGAGCGCAGACCCGAGGCATTGGTAATCGATCTCAGCACACGGTTTGGCCAAACCCCGATAAGTCCAAATTTAAAAGATTATGATCAACTCATTCCCAACCAACAAGGAGTAACCGGATGA
- a CDS encoding SOS response-associated peptidase — MCGRAYQTYSEEELRLRYLNEKAKNNPLNGFVPNYNLSPTQKSPIVFREDGELRIGFFRWGLVPFWAKDVKAADKYSLINAKAEDIDEKRSFKEPFLRRRCIVPFSGFFEWQRTDGGPKRPYAISLKGDPIMSLAGVWECWKSKTTNEEVFSFSIITTSANSLVAKIHNRMPAILSRLGEKDWLDPHNHDILALKNLLNPCPSDWLEAREISNLVNNPRNNRPELLLALLKAP, encoded by the coding sequence ATGTGCGGTCGAGCCTATCAAACCTATTCTGAAGAGGAACTCCGTCTTCGTTATTTAAATGAGAAGGCCAAGAATAACCCTTTGAACGGCTTTGTTCCTAACTACAATCTTTCGCCGACTCAGAAATCACCCATCGTTTTTCGAGAAGATGGCGAATTACGAATTGGTTTTTTTCGATGGGGCCTTGTCCCTTTTTGGGCGAAAGATGTTAAGGCGGCCGATAAGTATAGCCTTATAAATGCCAAGGCTGAGGATATTGACGAGAAGCGCAGCTTTAAAGAGCCCTTCCTACGTCGTCGGTGCATTGTACCATTCTCTGGTTTCTTTGAGTGGCAACGCACCGATGGGGGGCCGAAGCGACCTTACGCAATATCTTTGAAGGGCGATCCCATCATGAGTTTAGCAGGAGTGTGGGAGTGTTGGAAATCGAAGACCACTAACGAAGAGGTATTTTCATTTTCGATTATCACTACGTCAGCTAATTCACTTGTAGCCAAGATACACAACCGTATGCCGGCTATACTTTCTCGATTGGGGGAGAAAGATTGGCTTGATCCCCATAACCATGACATCTTGGCGCTGAAAAATCTCCTTAATCCATGCCCGTCTGATTGGCTGGAAGCACGAGAAATATCCAATCTCGTCAATAATCCTCGAAACAATCGACCAGAGCTATTGTTAGCACTGTTAAAAGCACCATAA
- a CDS encoding extracellular solute-binding protein translates to MKLIFCIDLNRLKKSGGLVRIHAKQLLYVFFLSCFSFQSNCNKAALAKAKRETKLESQPKVLRILSDRTQSHLLPIFERYKERTGIEIQSLFVEKGLLARLQTSPREADIVITKDADLMEIAKEKRIISSFRSDYIENIVPKEYRDSENFFFSDSYRGRVIFYSKDRVKASDLVSYKDLAHSKWKKKICIRSGYDDYNLNLFAQWLIIYGRKEGKELIQGLHDNLALNPSGNDRQQIRNILEKKCDLALANSYYMGIMLNTTDQRSWGLSSKVFFPDQKLSGTAILRSGLALTKNIENREASIKFLEYMVSPEVQKQTSELTFAYPVTNAVGLPKENVQLGEGQVEVKGGVFKINNVPLSEIAKLRQEVAQFLDQIQFDKAP, encoded by the coding sequence TTGAAACTTATCTTTTGTATTGATCTCAATCGACTCAAAAAAAGCGGGGGGCTGGTGCGCATTCACGCAAAGCAATTATTGTATGTATTTTTTTTGAGCTGCTTTAGCTTTCAGAGTAATTGCAATAAAGCGGCTCTAGCTAAGGCAAAGAGAGAGACCAAGCTCGAATCGCAGCCCAAAGTGCTTCGGATATTGAGCGACAGAACTCAATCTCACCTCTTACCTATCTTTGAACGGTATAAGGAGCGAACGGGAATTGAGATACAATCCCTATTTGTCGAGAAAGGTCTTCTTGCTAGATTACAGACTTCGCCAAGAGAAGCAGACATCGTGATCACGAAAGATGCCGATTTGATGGAGATTGCAAAAGAAAAACGCATCATATCTTCTTTCCGCTCAGATTATATCGAAAACATAGTTCCAAAAGAATACAGGGACTCAGAAAACTTCTTTTTTTCTGATTCGTATAGGGGACGGGTTATTTTTTATTCAAAGGATCGGGTTAAGGCGAGCGACTTGGTATCCTACAAGGATTTGGCTCATTCAAAATGGAAGAAAAAAATATGTATTCGCTCCGGTTATGATGATTATAATTTAAATTTGTTTGCACAGTGGCTGATAATTTACGGTCGGAAAGAGGGAAAGGAATTAATCCAGGGCCTTCATGATAATCTTGCACTCAATCCTTCGGGAAATGATCGTCAGCAAATTAGAAATATCTTGGAAAAGAAATGCGATCTTGCATTAGCCAATTCCTATTACATGGGAATCATGCTCAATACTACTGACCAAAGGAGTTGGGGGTTGTCATCGAAGGTTTTCTTTCCAGACCAAAAGCTATCGGGTACCGCCATTCTTCGCTCTGGTCTAGCCCTAACAAAAAATATCGAGAATCGGGAAGCATCGATAAAATTTTTAGAATATATGGTTAGTCCAGAGGTTCAGAAACAGACCTCTGAACTTACCTTTGCCTATCCAGTGACAAATGCGGTTGGTTTGCCAAAAGAGAATGTTCAGCTTGGAGAGGGCCAAGTTGAGGTGAAAGGTGGAGTTTTCAAAATTAATAATGTACCTCTTTCCGAGATTGCAAAGCTGAGACAGGAAGTTGCCCAATTTCTTGATCAGATTCAATTTGATAAAGCCCCATAG
- a CDS encoding iron ABC transporter permease, whose protein sequence is MFSFNFYSSLLDGLLNSSIILAITFSVVVPLAYFNTRNIVKYKIPYSRMLGVLSISLLIVPNFIFASIYREFFSTTGPLEDVLSSEVILPLGNVPINSVVGYSFCLMLSIYPLSYAVFKPLQIAHLSSNELIGQTLSLSKWTVFRKITFPFFTPAILFIAIMIISSILGDFTSAQVLGVRTLCTFLFNSWFSTYDYNTLIRYSLVVLGLIFLGFMYFLIKSLIRRRSLHFYNVSARSRISISGSRKYLLLFLICLPLIFGLVLPGSVVLKWAIESIARVNLNRLYEFTGESVFISVTVTFISILISFLLILYQRKGHLGRTGETLIWILSAGYVIPSLSLSFLIVWFLGDTSIAVNSKLPNLVLIAQVIKFVGPAVIILNLRSHQIPLQYEMTLSLFRVGPLGRFKNLFVPLFGMSATLASSFVFIESLREVTSPLILRPFTYSTLSVEIFTLISRNLIKESSLLIICLFICCIYPMNLLIRSLGNENYEK, encoded by the coding sequence GTGTTTAGTTTTAACTTTTATTCCAGTCTTCTTGACGGTCTCTTAAATAGCTCGATTATATTGGCCATCACCTTTTCTGTCGTTGTGCCTCTGGCCTATTTTAATACAAGAAATATTGTAAAATACAAAATACCCTATAGCCGAATGCTTGGTGTTCTTTCGATTTCTCTTCTCATTGTTCCAAATTTTATCTTTGCCAGTATCTATCGAGAATTTTTTTCGACGACTGGACCTCTAGAAGATGTTTTGTCCAGCGAGGTGATTTTACCATTGGGCAATGTCCCGATCAATTCTGTTGTTGGGTATTCATTTTGTCTGATGCTTTCAATTTACCCTCTTTCCTATGCCGTTTTCAAGCCACTTCAAATTGCTCACCTGAGTTCCAACGAGTTAATAGGCCAAACGCTATCTCTAAGTAAATGGACAGTCTTTCGTAAAATAACTTTTCCCTTCTTCACTCCCGCAATTCTATTTATAGCCATAATGATAATTAGTTCCATTCTTGGCGATTTCACCTCGGCGCAGGTCCTTGGCGTGCGGACATTGTGTACGTTCCTATTTAATTCATGGTTTTCGACTTACGACTATAACACGCTTATTCGCTATTCATTGGTTGTACTGGGCTTAATATTTTTGGGCTTTATGTATTTTTTAATTAAGAGTTTGATCCGTCGCCGTTCTTTGCATTTTTACAATGTTAGTGCGAGGTCAAGAATTTCAATCTCTGGATCAAGAAAATATTTGCTCCTATTTCTCATTTGTCTCCCTCTCATTTTCGGGCTGGTCCTACCTGGCTCAGTTGTTCTAAAGTGGGCAATAGAGTCCATCGCCCGTGTTAATCTGAATCGTCTCTATGAATTCACCGGAGAGAGTGTCTTTATCTCCGTCACAGTTACATTCATTTCTATTCTTATCTCTTTTCTGCTGATTCTCTACCAAAGAAAAGGCCATCTAGGCCGAACTGGAGAGACGTTAATTTGGATTCTATCGGCGGGCTATGTCATTCCATCTCTTAGTTTATCATTTCTAATTGTTTGGTTTTTAGGGGATACCTCAATTGCGGTGAACTCAAAGCTACCAAATCTTGTTCTTATTGCCCAAGTTATAAAATTTGTTGGTCCTGCGGTGATTATCTTGAATTTGAGAAGTCACCAGATACCTCTGCAATACGAAATGACGTTGAGTTTATTTAGAGTTGGGCCCTTAGGGAGATTCAAAAACCTCTTTGTGCCGCTTTTTGGAATGTCCGCGACACTTGCCTCAAGCTTTGTTTTTATCGAGTCACTTCGTGAAGTTACTTCTCCTCTGATCTTAAGGCCATTTACGTACTCAACATTATCTGTCGAAATATTCACCTTGATCTCGCGAAATTTGATCAAGGAGAGCTCCTTGCTCATTATCTGTCTATTTATCTGCTGTATTTATCCAATGAATTTGCTTATTCGATCCTTAGGAAATGAAAACTATGAGAAGTGA
- a CDS encoding ABC transporter ATP-binding protein, with protein sequence MRSDIFRVGDIVKTYRKKSVLDHVSFEMNSDELISILGPSGSGKSTLLKILAGIESPDSGQFSFVKSEIDQIPYFDNSKNFVPIGLRGIMYVFQEPSLFPHLTVQENLSLGLVAPKSPESKKWIEEIISFFLIGNRLSRYPHELSGGEQQRVVVARSLVGKPLMLLLDEPFSNLDDHLRYKILIDLKSFLSKNGIAACLVTHNQNEAFLFSSRILILKNGKLIQQGSPVELYTHPKNADAAQIVGLSNLLTTEEFGMLNTSIEIPRLPKGEIFLFRPEDLIASVFPINEGKSHEVESHWFFDNRSMVSVVLPTGKQIWCCLSGTTITSSSHRKVCIEIKKYLQIQESSYEDT encoded by the coding sequence ATGAGAAGTGATATTTTTAGGGTTGGGGATATCGTAAAAACATATAGAAAAAAGTCCGTCCTCGACCATGTCTCATTTGAGATGAACTCAGACGAGTTGATTTCAATTCTAGGGCCAAGCGGTTCTGGCAAATCAACTCTGCTAAAAATACTGGCTGGCATTGAGAGTCCTGATAGCGGGCAGTTTTCATTCGTTAAAAGCGAAATTGACCAAATCCCCTATTTTGATAACTCAAAGAATTTCGTTCCGATTGGTCTACGTGGAATTATGTACGTTTTTCAGGAGCCATCCTTGTTTCCCCATTTGACGGTACAAGAGAATCTAAGTCTTGGATTGGTCGCCCCTAAGTCTCCAGAATCAAAGAAATGGATAGAAGAAATTATTTCATTCTTTCTCATAGGAAATCGCCTTTCTCGGTATCCCCATGAGTTGTCCGGAGGTGAGCAGCAGAGGGTTGTGGTGGCCAGGTCATTGGTCGGCAAGCCGCTCATGTTATTGCTCGATGAGCCGTTCAGTAATTTGGATGATCATCTCAGGTATAAGATTCTCATCGACTTAAAGTCCTTTCTATCAAAAAATGGAATCGCCGCTTGCCTCGTCACGCACAACCAAAATGAAGCATTTCTATTCTCATCTCGAATTCTTATTTTGAAAAACGGAAAATTAATTCAACAGGGATCTCCCGTTGAATTATATACTCACCCAAAAAATGCAGATGCTGCTCAGATTGTTGGCCTGAGCAATCTATTGACAACAGAGGAATTTGGGATGCTTAATACATCAATTGAGATTCCTCGCTTGCCAAAGGGTGAGATATTTTTATTTAGACCAGAGGACTTGATAGCATCTGTATTCCCAATTAATGAAGGGAAATCACATGAGGTGGAATCGCATTGGTTTTTTGACAATAGGAGCATGGTTTCAGTTGTACTCCCTACTGGAAAGCAAATTTGGTGCTGTCTGAGTGGCACAACCATCACTTCCAGTTCTCACCGAAAGGTTTGCATTGAGATAAAGAAGTATCTCCAGATACAGGAAAGTTCTTATGAAGATACTTAA
- a CDS encoding radical SAM protein has translation MTSNFQSTLILRQEYFGGILFNTKDATYMELDHEAFDMLQKYLTQTPMQMIKDILALKTEGMKLFRELLVRHLPRGHQKIKLIRNAKSDFLSAPTLVDLQVTNQCFMDCPHCYASSHPAGLHADFESLKSIISDCSRMGVFQIAIGGGEPLLHPRISEILYLIRENGIVPNLTTTGHNLTLENLKAIKETCGAVALSLEGQGRNFSIHRKTGWDFFLKSLNKLNHAKIPVVFQVTLSKENLDNLPDIVNFALEERDLYGVIFLAYKPVGRGKFYNHSLSSVDSVMLHAQLKDTFLRLSKHTRVGYDCCLTPGIVGIEEDFGMVEFEQLEGCSATRSSLGLTNDFDVLPCTFLPELKFGNLKTQSLSEVWFNSRTVRFRNRLIGQADKKPVCRGCDSKASCLGGCPIWDLVNCKNNYLDHKPPAAESNLELIES, from the coding sequence GTGACCTCCAATTTTCAATCAACTTTGATTCTCAGACAAGAGTACTTTGGGGGAATTCTTTTTAATACCAAAGACGCAACCTATATGGAATTGGATCATGAAGCTTTTGATATGCTACAAAAGTATCTAACCCAAACTCCGATGCAAATGATCAAAGATATATTGGCCCTGAAAACTGAAGGAATGAAATTGTTTCGAGAGCTACTGGTAAGACATCTTCCGAGAGGTCACCAGAAAATTAAGCTCATAAGGAATGCGAAGTCTGATTTTTTGTCCGCACCCACACTTGTCGATCTCCAGGTCACTAATCAATGTTTTATGGATTGCCCGCATTGCTATGCTTCGTCGCATCCAGCGGGCCTTCATGCCGATTTCGAATCGCTGAAGTCCATCATCAGTGATTGTTCTCGTATGGGTGTTTTCCAAATAGCGATAGGAGGCGGTGAACCTCTATTGCACCCTAGAATTTCAGAAATCCTCTATCTTATTCGGGAAAATGGAATAGTACCAAATCTTACTACCACTGGGCACAATTTAACATTGGAGAACCTCAAGGCCATAAAGGAAACTTGTGGAGCTGTCGCACTTAGTTTAGAGGGCCAAGGAAGGAATTTTTCAATTCATAGAAAAACTGGATGGGATTTCTTTCTTAAATCACTGAATAAATTGAATCATGCGAAGATTCCGGTCGTTTTTCAGGTTACTCTGAGTAAAGAAAATTTGGATAATTTGCCTGACATAGTGAATTTTGCTTTAGAGGAAAGAGATCTCTACGGCGTCATTTTTTTGGCCTACAAACCTGTGGGACGCGGAAAATTCTACAATCACTCTTTAAGTTCGGTCGATTCTGTTATGCTTCATGCTCAGCTGAAAGATACTTTTCTGAGACTCTCTAAACACACACGTGTTGGTTACGATTGCTGCTTAACTCCTGGGATTGTGGGAATCGAAGAGGATTTTGGCATGGTGGAATTTGAACAACTGGAGGGATGTTCGGCCACGCGCAGTAGCCTTGGTCTAACAAACGATTTTGATGTTTTGCCATGCACATTTTTGCCTGAACTCAAGTTTGGAAATTTGAAAACGCAATCCTTGTCGGAGGTTTGGTTTAACTCAAGAACGGTTCGATTTCGAAATCGGCTCATCGGTCAAGCCGACAAGAAACCAGTTTGCAGAGGATGTGACAGCAAGGCTTCATGTCTTGGTGGCTGTCCGATTTGGGATTTGGTCAATTGCAAAAACAATTACCTCGACCATAAGCCACCAGCTGCGGAAAGTAACTTGGAGCTAATTGAATCCTAA
- a CDS encoding DUF1513 domain-containing protein: MNRRQALYAITGGLALSSSVGIGIRLFRRQFSRSGEASAITLGSDRATKDTFLTEAFLDSHRIQQVELPMKEGHSALCLPERKLVCIGHKSTTSLFIDSDNKVIKKIEAPKGYMYGGHGLVFLNQKQVLLTAHAEIAASEKDAGLIQVFSLDKMELIQQFSSHGIHPHEIRLLPDEKSYVVTHYGMLSEENNPNPQHFTFGVLNPKLSVFSVETNLPIVHHPVTPSYAIFTHMDVGPDGLVYGVNNQYWHTDFFKKNRPEHEFGDNDFNLDPLEEIKDQVAVPLPLVVIDPATGKQKDIFTSSKTQRRSQSVATNFLMKKVIATYPYSHTILIVNQDFSASTVDTRSFGISGVRGVCEIPFTSKIVITGTEENIAVIDLKSMERIQFFPAKLNASIHVSIRT; encoded by the coding sequence ATGAATCGTCGTCAAGCTTTGTATGCAATTACTGGCGGGCTGGCATTGAGCAGCTCAGTGGGGATTGGGATACGGTTGTTTCGACGCCAGTTTTCTCGGTCGGGTGAGGCCTCAGCCATTACACTGGGTAGCGACAGAGCGACGAAAGATACTTTTCTAACTGAGGCTTTTCTCGACTCTCATAGAATACAACAAGTTGAATTGCCAATGAAGGAGGGACATTCAGCCCTATGTTTGCCAGAGAGAAAACTGGTGTGCATCGGTCACAAAAGTACCACCAGCCTGTTTATAGATAGTGATAATAAGGTGATAAAGAAAATTGAGGCTCCTAAGGGATATATGTATGGGGGCCATGGGCTTGTCTTTCTAAATCAAAAGCAAGTTTTACTCACTGCACATGCTGAGATTGCTGCTTCAGAAAAAGATGCTGGTTTAATACAAGTCTTTTCGCTGGATAAAATGGAACTCATTCAGCAGTTTTCCAGCCATGGCATCCATCCACATGAAATCAGATTATTGCCAGATGAAAAATCGTATGTAGTCACTCATTATGGCATGTTATCGGAGGAGAATAATCCGAACCCTCAACACTTCACTTTTGGCGTTTTGAATCCGAAACTCAGTGTTTTTTCAGTTGAAACAAATTTGCCAATTGTCCATCATCCTGTGACTCCAAGCTATGCTATCTTTACCCACATGGACGTCGGACCTGATGGGTTGGTCTATGGTGTAAATAATCAATATTGGCACACGGATTTTTTCAAAAAAAACCGTCCGGAACATGAATTTGGCGATAATGATTTCAATCTAGATCCTCTTGAGGAAATAAAAGATCAAGTAGCTGTTCCACTTCCCTTGGTCGTTATTGATCCAGCAACGGGCAAGCAAAAGGACATATTCACATCATCAAAAACTCAGCGGAGATCTCAATCAGTAGCAACAAATTTTCTGATGAAAAAGGTAATTGCAACTTATCCTTATTCACATACGATTTTGATCGTTAATCAAGATTTTTCAGCCTCAACTGTCGATACTCGGTCTTTTGGAATCTCCGGAGTAAGGGGCGTCTGCGAAATTCCCTTTACAAGCAAGATCGTCATTACTGGAACAGAGGAAAATATCGCAGTGATTGATTTGAAATCCATGGAAAGAATCCAGTTTTTCCCTGCTAAATTGAATGCGTCCATTCATGTTTCAATTCGCACGTAA
- a CDS encoding YaiI/YqxD family protein, with the protein MSSDLIIYVDADGCAVKEEIYKLARRHQIKVILVANQYLNIPFEPIIEMKVVSGGFDAADDWIAENIERSDILITSDLLLADRCIQRGARVVGPKGRELDSENIGSALAIRSLNSHLRDLGHKNTGPKAMEKESRSQFLSTMDLVIHRCLREKK; encoded by the coding sequence TTGAGTTCAGATTTGATTATCTACGTCGATGCGGATGGTTGTGCTGTAAAAGAAGAAATTTACAAGCTTGCTCGACGCCACCAAATCAAGGTGATCCTTGTGGCCAACCAATATCTCAATATTCCTTTTGAGCCCATTATTGAAATGAAAGTGGTGTCAGGCGGATTTGATGCCGCCGACGATTGGATTGCTGAAAATATCGAGAGAAGTGACATTTTGATCACTTCTGATCTTCTGCTTGCTGACAGATGTATCCAACGTGGAGCCCGCGTTGTCGGGCCAAAAGGACGTGAACTTGATTCAGAAAACATTGGAAGTGCGTTGGCCATAAGAAGTCTAAATTCACATTTGAGAGACCTTGGTCACAAAAATACCGGACCAAAAGCGATGGAAAAAGAAAGTCGTTCTCAATTTCTTTCAACTATGGACCTCGTCATTCATCGATGCCTACGGGAAAAAAAGTGA